A section of the Pseudomonas tritici genome encodes:
- the murU gene encoding N-acetylmuramate alpha-1-phosphate uridylyltransferase MurU → MKAMILAAGKGERMRPLTLHTPKPLVQAGGKRLIEYHLEALAKAGFTDIVINHAWLGQQIEHYLGDGAQFGLRIRYSPEGEPLETGGGIFQALPLLGDEPFLVVNGDIWTDYDFTQLKRPLKGLAHLVMVDNPAHHPSGGDFYLDQGLLHDAAAGADNLTFSGISVLDPKLFAGCSAGAFKLAPLLRAAMAKGLVTGEHMAGRWIDVGTLERLAQVETLLTAGQ, encoded by the coding sequence ATGAAGGCGATGATCCTGGCCGCAGGCAAAGGTGAGCGGATGCGTCCGCTCACGTTGCACACGCCCAAGCCGCTGGTGCAGGCCGGCGGCAAGCGTCTGATCGAGTATCACTTGGAGGCGTTGGCCAAGGCCGGCTTCACTGACATCGTGATAAACCATGCCTGGCTCGGCCAGCAGATTGAACATTATCTGGGGGACGGCGCGCAGTTTGGCTTGCGCATCCGTTACTCCCCCGAGGGCGAGCCGCTGGAAACCGGCGGTGGGATTTTCCAGGCATTGCCGTTGTTGGGCGACGAACCCTTCCTGGTGGTCAATGGCGATATCTGGACCGACTACGACTTCACCCAACTCAAGCGACCGCTCAAGGGCCTGGCCCATCTGGTGATGGTCGACAACCCGGCGCATCACCCTTCAGGTGGCGATTTCTACCTTGATCAAGGTTTGCTTCATGATGCTGCGGCCGGTGCCGATAACCTGACCTTCAGTGGCATTTCAGTGCTCGACCCCAAGCTGTTCGCGGGTTGCAGTGCGGGTGCCTTCAAGCTGGCGCCGCTGTTGCGGGCGGCCATGGCTAAAGGTCTGGTAACGGGGGAACACATGGCGGGACGCTGGATTGATGTCGGCACGCTGGAGCGCCTGGCGCAAGTCGAAACCCTGCTGACAGCGGGGCAGTAA
- a CDS encoding aminoglycoside phosphotransferase family protein: MPEQDLRLQQLQVWLDEQLPILFNAQGWGAVPPATLTAASSDASFRRYFRWEGGGHTFVVMDAPPPQENCKPFVDIAHLLAKSGINVPKIYAEDLPRGFLLLNDLGRKTYLDVIDDKNADPLFAEAIDALLAFQQLPMDAPLPSYDVALLRRELELFPEWYVRRHLGIELDTQQRALWQRVSDHLINSALAQPKVLVHRDYMPRNLMISEPNPGVLDFQDAVYGPVTYDITCLFKDAFLSWPQARVREWQRGYWERAGRLGIPVQADFDDFLCASDLMGVQRHLKVIGIFARICHRDGKPRYLADVPRFFAYIEAVLADRPELSELGELLASLRPPAEASV, translated from the coding sequence ATGCCCGAGCAAGATCTACGTTTACAACAGCTGCAAGTCTGGCTGGATGAGCAGTTGCCGATCCTTTTCAACGCTCAAGGCTGGGGTGCCGTACCCCCGGCCACATTGACCGCGGCCAGCAGCGACGCGAGTTTCAGGCGCTATTTCCGTTGGGAAGGTGGCGGTCATACATTCGTGGTAATGGATGCGCCCCCCCCCCAGGAAAACTGCAAACCTTTCGTCGATATCGCACATTTGCTGGCGAAGTCAGGGATAAATGTTCCAAAAATTTATGCAGAAGATTTGCCGCGAGGCTTTCTTTTGCTCAATGACCTGGGCAGAAAAACCTATCTGGACGTGATTGACGACAAAAACGCCGACCCCTTGTTTGCTGAAGCCATCGATGCCTTGCTGGCTTTCCAGCAGTTGCCGATGGACGCGCCATTGCCAAGCTATGACGTTGCTCTGCTGCGCCGTGAGCTCGAATTGTTCCCGGAGTGGTACGTGCGTCGCCATCTGGGTATCGAACTCGATACGCAACAGCGGGCGCTCTGGCAGCGCGTCAGTGACCACCTGATCAACAGTGCCCTGGCGCAGCCGAAGGTGCTGGTGCACCGCGACTATATGCCACGCAACCTGATGATCAGCGAGCCGAACCCCGGCGTGCTGGATTTTCAGGACGCGGTCTACGGCCCGGTGACCTACGACATCACCTGCCTGTTCAAGGACGCCTTCCTCAGTTGGCCCCAGGCCCGCGTGCGGGAATGGCAGCGCGGCTATTGGGAGCGCGCGGGACGACTGGGCATCCCGGTGCAGGCCGATTTCGACGACTTCCTGTGTGCCAGCGACCTGATGGGCGTGCAGCGCCACCTCAAGGTGATCGGTATTTTCGCACGCATCTGCCATCGCGACGGCAAGCCACGCTACCTGGCCGACGTGCCGCGCTTCTTTGCTTATATAGAAGCGGTATTGGCGGATCGCCCGGAGTTGAGCGAACTGGGTGAATTGCTGGCCAGCCTGCGCCCACCTGCCGAGGCAAGCGTATGA
- a CDS encoding LPS-assembly protein LptD — translation MALKSPAFRRKFPLLVTGSLLALQPFATSFVVAAEQYDCSVSASGAWDCAPKTAAAPLPPRPVHDGAAVSSANSTAQADAGGKAEAVPQTALVTDSKGRGLRSRSADYSHLDWVPRDKLTAAQLAETGPYCGGAYIEPIRPGMNDKTNKSDAPTFIGAKASRYEQESQVATLAGDVVMRQGSMQLESEEASLYQAENRGELNGKVRLRDNGALIVGDHAEVQLDTGAAQIDNAEYVLHKSRIRGNALYAKRAENAIIRLKDGTYTTCEPDSNAWQLRGNNITLNPATGFGTATNATLRIKNIPILYTPYIYFPIDDRRQSGFLPPSFSSGSETGFTLVTPYYFNLAPNYDATLYPQYMTKRGMMMEGEFRYLTKSSEGQFGGAYLNDDNDERKRQTDYEKTRYMLNWQHQGGLDSRVMTQVDYTTISDPYYFQDLKSYQEGVESRDYVNQQGSVTYRGDTFQARLNLQAYQLATISQVTPYDRLPQITFNGTLPYHPGGLNFSYETEAVRFDRDLENGNFTNENGDIERRLDTYVRGLTRANGTRLNVAPAVEYPMNWTYGFVTPKLKYVYTKYDLDLDNIGKNQIVADQAAATAANPYAGGTFKSSQDRAVPIASVDSGLYFDRNTNWFGKDYRQTLEPRAFYLYVPNKDQADIPVFDTSEYSFSYASLFRDNRFSGSDRIGDENKLSLGLTSRWIEDNGFERQRVAIGQALYFKDREVQLPGILAADRADAQSDVSPVALDYEFRFNRDWRATADYNWDTEEHSPRSGSAMLHYQPEDNPNKIINVGYRYRNDQVVYNQLTGKWQFGGDYGQPGDANYVKDYYKIQQHDFSMMWPIIPQWNLITRWQYDYARNRTLEAFGGFEYDNCCWKLRLINRYWVSNDEYSQIAPLNEKGDHGLFLQIVLKGLGGLTGAKVESFLDKGIEGYRERENQAF, via the coding sequence ATGGCATTGAAATCCCCCGCGTTTCGTAGAAAATTTCCGTTGCTGGTAACCGGCAGTCTGCTGGCCTTGCAACCCTTCGCCACCTCATTCGTGGTCGCCGCGGAACAGTATGACTGCTCAGTCTCTGCTTCGGGTGCCTGGGATTGCGCGCCGAAAACCGCCGCAGCCCCTCTGCCACCACGCCCGGTGCATGACGGCGCAGCCGTCAGCTCCGCCAACAGCACGGCGCAAGCCGATGCTGGCGGCAAAGCCGAGGCCGTGCCGCAGACCGCACTGGTCACCGATTCCAAGGGCCGTGGCCTGCGCTCGCGCAGCGCCGACTACAGCCACCTGGACTGGGTACCGCGCGACAAACTGACCGCCGCACAGTTGGCCGAAACCGGCCCGTACTGCGGCGGTGCGTACATCGAGCCGATTCGTCCTGGCATGAACGACAAGACGAACAAGAGCGATGCGCCCACCTTCATCGGTGCCAAAGCCTCGCGTTACGAGCAGGAGTCGCAAGTCGCGACCCTGGCCGGTGACGTCGTCATGCGCCAAGGCAGCATGCAGCTGGAGTCCGAAGAAGCCAGCCTGTACCAGGCCGAGAACCGTGGCGAGCTGAATGGCAAAGTCCGTCTGCGCGACAACGGTGCACTGATCGTCGGCGACCATGCCGAAGTGCAACTCGACACCGGCGCCGCCCAGATCGACAACGCCGAATACGTGCTGCACAAGTCACGTATCCGCGGTAACGCGCTGTACGCCAAGCGTGCCGAAAACGCGATCATCCGTCTCAAGGACGGTACGTACACGACGTGCGAGCCAGACAGCAACGCCTGGCAGCTGCGAGGCAACAACATCACGTTGAACCCGGCCACCGGCTTCGGTACGGCTACCAACGCGACGCTGCGGATCAAGAACATCCCGATCCTGTACACCCCTTACATCTATTTCCCGATCGACGACCGTCGTCAATCCGGCTTCCTGCCACCGAGCTTCAGCAGCGGCAGCGAAACCGGCTTTACCCTGGTTACGCCGTACTACTTCAACCTGGCGCCAAACTACGACGCCACGTTGTACCCGCAATACATGACCAAGCGCGGCATGATGATGGAAGGCGAATTCCGCTACCTCACCAAGTCCAGCGAAGGTCAGTTCGGCGGTGCGTACCTGAACGACGACAACGACGAGCGCAAGCGTCAGACCGATTACGAAAAAACCCGCTACATGCTCAACTGGCAACACCAGGGCGGGTTGGATTCGCGTGTAATGACCCAGGTCGACTACACAACGATCAGCGATCCTTACTACTTCCAGGACCTCAAGTCCTACCAGGAAGGTGTCGAGAGTCGCGACTACGTCAACCAGCAGGGCTCCGTGACGTATCGCGGCGACACCTTCCAGGCTCGCTTGAACCTGCAGGCCTACCAGCTGGCGACGATTTCCCAGGTCACCCCGTATGACCGCCTGCCGCAGATCACCTTCAACGGTACCCTGCCGTACCACCCAGGTGGCCTGAACTTCAGCTACGAGACCGAAGCCGTACGCTTCGACCGCGACCTGGAAAACGGCAACTTCACCAATGAAAACGGGGACATCGAGCGTCGCCTGGACACCTACGTCCGTGGCCTGACCCGTGCCAACGGTACCCGCCTGAACGTGGCGCCGGCCGTTGAATACCCGATGAACTGGACCTACGGTTTCGTCACGCCGAAGCTCAAGTACGTGTACACCAAGTACGACCTGGACCTGGACAACATCGGCAAGAACCAGATCGTTGCGGATCAAGCTGCAGCAACCGCAGCCAACCCGTACGCGGGCGGCACGTTCAAAAGCTCCCAGGACCGTGCGGTTCCGATCGCCAGCGTAGACAGCGGCCTGTACTTCGACCGCAATACCAACTGGTTCGGCAAAGATTATCGCCAGACCCTCGAGCCGCGTGCGTTCTACCTGTATGTGCCGAACAAGGACCAGGCTGATATCCCGGTCTTCGACACCAGCGAGTACTCGTTCAGCTACGCGTCGTTGTTCCGCGACAACCGTTTCAGCGGCTCCGACCGTATCGGCGACGAGAACAAGCTGTCCCTGGGCTTGACCAGCCGCTGGATCGAAGACAACGGCTTCGAACGTCAGCGCGTAGCCATTGGCCAGGCGCTGTACTTCAAGGATCGTGAAGTTCAACTGCCGGGCATCCTGGCCGCTGACCGTGCCGATGCACAATCGGACGTATCGCCAGTCGCCCTGGACTACGAGTTCCGCTTCAACCGCGATTGGCGTGCCACTGCCGACTACAACTGGGACACCGAGGAACACAGTCCTCGTTCCGGCAGCGCGATGCTTCACTACCAGCCGGAAGACAACCCGAACAAGATCATCAACGTCGGTTATCGCTATCGTAACGACCAAGTCGTCTACAACCAGCTGACCGGCAAATGGCAGTTCGGTGGTGACTACGGCCAGCCAGGCGACGCGAACTACGTGAAGGATTACTACAAAATCCAACAACACGACTTCTCGATGATGTGGCCGATCATTCCTCAGTGGAACCTGATCACCCGCTGGCAGTATGACTACGCTCGCAACCGTACCCTGGAAGCCTTCGGTGGTTTCGAGTACGACAACTGCTGCTGGAAACTGCGCCTCATCAACCGTTACTGGGTTTCCAACGACGAATACAGCCAGATCGCCCCGCTTAACGAAAAGGGTGACCACGGGCTCTTCCTGCAAATCGTCCTCAAAGGACTCGGCGGCCTGACCGGCGCCAAGGTAGAGAGCTTCCTCGACAAAGGCATTGAAGGTTATCGTGAACGTGAAAACCAAGCTTTCTGA